Proteins encoded by one window of Halobacteriovoraceae bacterium:
- a CDS encoding DNA-directed RNA polymerase subunit alpha, with amino-acid sequence MVDKFVSKNWSSLIRPVALEIDSDTLSANYGKFVAKPLERGYGQTLGNSLRRVLLSSLQGAGIIAIRIDGVAHEFGTINNVKEEVSEIILNLKEVKFKLNDKEDVVLTLDKTGEGPVTAGDITEVSGIEVLNTDHVIANISSGGSLKIELKVARGKGYQTAVDNKETNELPIGWIYLDTLFSPVQRVNYTVTNSRVGKRTDYDKLSLEVWTNAGVNPQDAVAYSAKILRDQLSVFLNFEDEEEIARLENKPQKTQSVANSALLKPVSELELSVRSANCLQNANIKYIYELVSKTEGEMLRTKNFGRKSLNEIKEILTNMGLGLGMKVDSVMKEIQQQKKEEQN; translated from the coding sequence ATGGTTGATAAATTTGTATCAAAAAACTGGAGCAGCTTAATAAGACCAGTTGCTTTAGAGATTGACAGTGATACTCTAAGTGCAAATTATGGAAAGTTTGTTGCAAAGCCACTCGAAAGGGGTTACGGTCAAACTCTTGGAAACTCCCTGAGAAGAGTTTTGCTTTCTTCTTTGCAAGGTGCAGGTATTATTGCAATACGCATAGATGGTGTTGCACATGAGTTTGGAACTATTAACAATGTTAAAGAAGAAGTTTCAGAGATAATTCTTAATCTCAAAGAAGTTAAATTTAAATTAAATGATAAAGAAGATGTTGTTCTAACACTTGATAAGACAGGTGAAGGGCCAGTAACAGCAGGAGATATTACAGAGGTTTCAGGCATAGAAGTTTTAAATACGGACCATGTCATTGCCAATATTTCTTCTGGTGGTTCACTTAAAATTGAGTTAAAAGTTGCTAGAGGTAAAGGTTACCAAACAGCTGTAGATAATAAAGAGACAAATGAACTTCCAATTGGTTGGATATATCTTGATACACTCTTCTCTCCAGTACAGAGGGTTAACTATACTGTCACTAACTCAAGGGTTGGTAAAAGAACGGACTATGACAAATTAAGTCTCGAGGTTTGGACTAATGCCGGTGTGAATCCCCAAGATGCTGTTGCATATTCTGCAAAAATATTAAGAGATCAATTGTCTGTTTTCTTAAATTTTGAAGACGAGGAAGAAATTGCAAGGCTTGAAAATAAGCCTCAAAAGACTCAATCAGTTGCTAACAGTGCGCTTTTAAAACCAGTTTCAGAACTTGAGCTGTCAGTTAGATCTGCGAATTGTTTACAAAATGCAAATATAAAGTATATTTATGAATTAGTTTCAAAAACAGAAGGCGAAATGCTTAGAACTAAGAACTTTGGGCGTAAGTCTCTTAATGAGATAAAAGAAATACTTACAAATATGGGACTTGGTCTAGGTATGAAAGTTGATTCAGTGATGAAGGAAATTCAGCAGCAAAAAAAAGAAGAACAAAATTAA
- a CDS encoding TlpA family protein disulfide reductase, which translates to MKKERQGIFSFYKIAIIAFVMASTLLYSIFSKKLITDISKESKSFILNTMPNLYAEYVDNNLTLNTTTILGGKREVYVIHFWGSWCGPCEAEFPELIEFAKKLKDSNVDFILIAVNDEIVSIKKFLKRFGELPSNIQIAIDNSGQSMKNFGTIKVPETYFFDKRGSSISKYIGPQDWSNPYFLSQITKFTNI; encoded by the coding sequence ATGAAAAAAGAACGACAAGGAATATTTTCTTTTTATAAAATAGCTATAATTGCCTTTGTAATGGCCTCAACTCTCTTGTATTCGATTTTTTCAAAAAAACTTATTACAGACATTTCAAAAGAATCAAAATCTTTTATTTTGAACACAATGCCTAATTTATATGCAGAATATGTTGATAATAATCTTACATTGAATACTACAACTATTTTAGGTGGAAAAAGGGAAGTTTATGTTATTCACTTTTGGGGATCTTGGTGTGGGCCATGTGAAGCTGAATTTCCTGAACTGATTGAATTTGCAAAAAAACTTAAGGACTCAAATGTAGATTTTATATTAATTGCTGTTAACGATGAAATTGTTTCTATTAAAAAATTTTTAAAGCGTTTTGGTGAATTACCTTCAAATATTCAAATTGCAATTGATAATTCAGGTCAAAGTATGAAAAACTTTGGAACGATTAAAGTACCTGAAACGTATTTTTTTGATAAACGTGGAAGTAGCATAAGTAAATACATTGGCCCTCAGGATTGGTCCAACCCATATTTCCTTTCACAAATTACAAAATTTACAAATATTTAA
- a CDS encoding ATP-grasp domain-containing protein, producing the protein MKKRILIANRGEIAKRIARAVRELGHIAIGVWTDAEPHALHLEYCHEWIKLVGKSRQETYLNIDQWVDIITKYEIDCVHPGYGFLSENADFARAVINTGTIYIGPNADAVELMGNKALAKMKAKEAGVPTLPGTKEPVKDLEEAVVSAKEIGYPVIMKAIAGGGGRGMRICYNEQDVRNQYDRATTEAEAAFKNGALILERYVVNPRHIEVQIMSDGRGRHFHFFERECTVQRRHQKVLEEAPSPFIGSDEELRNRICNTAVDLARSVNYDSAGTVEFIVDENKDFFFLEMNTRIQVEHPITEEITGIDLIVCMIQIALGEDLGINNQSEITRSGHAIECRIFAEDPLTLMPAPGKVTGFDAVFPQGVRFDNSLFRGLNITPDFDPMVGKLIAKGINRKVAIRKMRSALQGLILNGLKTNLPLHKAMLENNVFLEGTYANDFLDTQNVQESIDTDINLHKIFKEIASFEARKLGI; encoded by the coding sequence ATGAAAAAACGAATTTTAATTGCAAATAGAGGTGAAATCGCAAAACGTATCGCTAGGGCCGTAAGGGAACTGGGTCACATTGCAATAGGTGTATGGACAGATGCAGAACCTCACGCTTTACACTTAGAATACTGTCACGAATGGATAAAGTTAGTTGGCAAGTCAAGACAGGAAACATACCTCAATATAGATCAATGGGTTGATATAATAACTAAGTATGAAATTGATTGTGTTCACCCTGGTTATGGCTTTTTATCTGAGAATGCTGATTTTGCGAGGGCCGTAATCAATACTGGCACCATCTACATTGGTCCCAACGCTGATGCAGTTGAACTCATGGGAAATAAAGCTCTTGCTAAAATGAAAGCGAAAGAAGCTGGTGTTCCAACTTTGCCCGGAACGAAAGAGCCCGTTAAAGATCTTGAAGAGGCCGTTGTATCGGCCAAAGAAATCGGTTACCCTGTCATCATGAAGGCCATTGCTGGAGGTGGTGGCCGTGGAATGAGAATATGCTACAACGAACAAGACGTTCGCAATCAATATGATCGGGCAACCACAGAAGCAGAAGCTGCTTTTAAAAATGGTGCTCTCATACTAGAACGATATGTTGTAAATCCAAGACATATAGAAGTTCAGATAATGTCCGATGGCCGAGGGAGACATTTTCATTTTTTTGAGCGCGAATGTACAGTTCAAAGAAGACATCAAAAAGTACTTGAGGAGGCACCCTCTCCCTTTATTGGTTCTGATGAAGAACTCAGAAACCGAATATGTAATACTGCCGTGGATTTAGCTCGATCAGTTAATTACGATTCAGCTGGAACAGTTGAATTTATTGTAGATGAAAATAAAGACTTTTTTTTCTTGGAGATGAATACTCGGATTCAAGTAGAACATCCTATAACAGAGGAAATCACCGGAATTGATTTGATTGTTTGTATGATCCAAATTGCCCTTGGTGAGGATTTAGGGATCAATAATCAATCAGAAATTACACGTTCAGGACATGCTATTGAATGTAGGATTTTTGCTGAAGATCCCCTGACGCTTATGCCTGCACCAGGCAAAGTAACTGGTTTTGACGCCGTTTTTCCTCAAGGGGTACGATTTGATAATTCTCTTTTTAGAGGTCTAAATATCACTCCAGATTTTGATCCCATGGTGGGTAAGTTAATAGCTAAAGGAATAAACCGAAAAGTGGCCATAAGAAAGATGAGGTCTGCTCTACAAGGGTTAATTCTCAATGGGCTGAAAACTAATCTCCCCCTCCATAAGGCCATGTTAGAGAATAATGTCTTTTTGGAAGGAACTTATGCGAATGATTTTTTAGATACTCAAAATGTTCAAGAATCAATTGATACTGATATAAACTTGCATAAAATCTTTAAAGAAATCGCTTCTTTTGAAGCAAGAAAGTTAGGGATCTAA
- a CDS encoding sigma 54-interacting transcriptional regulator, with translation MINWKEISELHVIAKLEEILNEWFGVEVLFADEHYKVKSKHLSKEYEYKNHFFKVMMDMNYGQDFLEQDVEKTTDSLLSTDESTLVFESHFRNIRGVARKVDNEGEFSGTVIAFPFIMESVSAEEIDTIVQKMVEAGADEEDAKTSVNGLQKLSQKDKQYLVELMDLVGDEIKTFHHEISKREERIHELNSELGEKFRYHNMIGKSKKMQAIYHLLEKISTSESSVFIQGENGTGKELVAKAVHYSSPRKNNTFLAVNCSAFNDNLLDSELFGHVKGAFTGAIKDKKGLFEQANGGTLFLDEIGDTSLSMQVKLLRVLQEGTYLPVGATSPKKSDVRIIAATNRDVKEMMKRGDFREDLFYRINVINLNLPSIKERPEDIPLLIEYFLDKRCAESGVPKKTISKKCMEYMLDYHWPGNVRELENEVERLVVLAGEDKMIQADNLSPRILESSQETGPAQTRGVNTNGTLKNALEELETIMIREGLKRCNFNKSKLAKELGISRASLIMKVDKYGLDKRKKAAGE, from the coding sequence ATGATCAATTGGAAAGAAATTAGTGAACTTCATGTAATAGCAAAGCTGGAAGAAATACTTAATGAGTGGTTTGGTGTAGAAGTTTTGTTCGCCGATGAACATTATAAAGTAAAAAGTAAGCACTTGTCTAAAGAATACGAATATAAGAACCATTTTTTTAAAGTAATGATGGATATGAATTATGGACAAGATTTTTTAGAACAAGATGTAGAAAAAACAACAGATTCTTTGTTATCAACAGATGAGTCTACTCTGGTTTTTGAAAGCCATTTTCGAAATATTAGGGGTGTTGCTCGAAAAGTAGACAATGAAGGAGAGTTTTCAGGTACAGTTATAGCATTTCCGTTTATTATGGAATCCGTAAGTGCCGAGGAAATCGATACTATTGTCCAGAAAATGGTTGAGGCCGGTGCAGATGAAGAAGATGCTAAAACCTCTGTGAATGGGTTACAGAAACTTAGTCAAAAAGATAAGCAATATCTTGTTGAGTTAATGGATTTGGTGGGAGATGAAATTAAAACATTTCACCATGAGATATCTAAGAGAGAAGAGAGAATTCATGAACTCAATTCAGAGCTTGGTGAAAAATTTCGATATCACAACATGATAGGTAAATCTAAGAAGATGCAAGCGATTTATCATCTTCTTGAAAAAATATCTACATCTGAATCTTCCGTTTTTATACAAGGAGAAAATGGTACTGGTAAAGAATTAGTCGCTAAGGCCGTCCACTATTCCTCTCCTAGGAAAAACAATACTTTTCTAGCTGTAAACTGTTCAGCATTCAACGATAATCTATTAGATTCAGAACTTTTCGGACACGTTAAAGGCGCTTTCACTGGTGCAATCAAAGACAAAAAAGGTCTTTTTGAACAAGCAAATGGTGGAACACTTTTTTTAGATGAAATAGGGGATACGAGTTTATCCATGCAAGTAAAGCTATTACGAGTTCTTCAAGAAGGTACTTACTTACCAGTGGGTGCAACTTCACCTAAAAAATCAGATGTAAGAATTATTGCTGCAACAAATAGAGACGTAAAGGAGATGATGAAAAGAGGAGATTTTCGGGAAGATTTATTTTATAGAATTAATGTAATAAATCTTAATCTACCTTCTATTAAGGAAAGACCTGAAGACATACCACTACTCATTGAATATTTTCTTGATAAAAGATGTGCGGAATCGGGTGTACCTAAGAAAACTATTTCGAAAAAATGTATGGAATATATGCTTGATTACCATTGGCCAGGAAATGTAAGGGAGCTAGAAAATGAAGTTGAAAGACTTGTTGTTCTTGCTGGTGAAGATAAGATGATTCAAGCTGATAATCTAAGCCCTAGGATTCTTGAGTCATCTCAAGAAACTGGCCCTGCCCAAACCAGGGGAGTTAATACAAATGGCACATTGAAAAATGCTTTAGAAGAGCTTGAAACTATTATGATACGCGAAGGGTTGAAGAGATGTAACTTCAACAAATCGAAGCTTGCAAAGGAGTTAGGAATATCAAGAGCTTCACTTATCATGAAAGTTGATAAATATGGGCTTGATAAAAGAAAAAAGGCCGCAGGAGAATAG
- the hflC gene encoding protease modulator HflC, translating into MKLVVTIFVLLVTPIILMSSLFILDEGRQAIITEFGKPVSGPIVKAGVHIKRPFLQEVRYVDKRILSWDGYPNQIVTKDKKYIFVDTTARWKIVDVLKFIQTVKNENGAKGKLDAILDAATRDVITAHILVEAVRDSNKILEVVAAKKKEIQNQIAKGVTANEEEITGEIEKITVGREQLSEMIKKNAEKELVEFGIELIDVQLRRISYEKSVEKKVYERMISERGRIAEKIRSIGQGEKAKIEGRLGRDLEKIQSEAYKRAEEIKGIAEAKAIAIFAKSLSKGPEFYEFNKTLESYKEVLNENVKFIMSSDSDYLKLIKKIK; encoded by the coding sequence ATGAAATTAGTAGTGACAATTTTTGTTCTTTTGGTAACACCAATAATTTTAATGTCTTCGCTTTTCATTCTAGATGAGGGAAGACAGGCCATCATTACTGAATTTGGTAAGCCTGTCTCTGGGCCTATCGTAAAAGCAGGAGTACATATCAAAAGGCCTTTTTTGCAAGAAGTTCGTTACGTAGATAAGAGAATTCTTTCTTGGGATGGATATCCTAATCAGATTGTGACAAAAGACAAAAAATATATCTTTGTTGATACAACTGCGAGATGGAAAATTGTAGATGTTTTAAAGTTTATTCAAACCGTAAAAAATGAAAATGGTGCAAAAGGTAAACTCGATGCTATCTTAGATGCTGCGACAAGAGATGTGATCACGGCCCACATTCTTGTTGAAGCTGTTAGAGATAGTAATAAAATTTTAGAAGTCGTCGCAGCTAAGAAAAAAGAAATTCAAAATCAAATTGCAAAAGGAGTGACGGCCAACGAGGAGGAAATCACTGGAGAGATTGAAAAAATAACAGTTGGAAGAGAACAATTATCTGAAATGATTAAAAAAAATGCTGAAAAAGAGCTTGTCGAATTTGGAATAGAGCTTATAGACGTACAACTGAGAAGGATAAGTTATGAGAAGTCAGTTGAGAAAAAAGTTTATGAGAGAATGATTTCAGAAAGAGGCAGAATTGCTGAAAAAATTCGTTCTATAGGTCAAGGCGAAAAGGCAAAAATTGAAGGGCGTCTTGGGAGAGATTTGGAAAAAATTCAGTCCGAAGCTTATAAAAGGGCAGAGGAAATTAAGGGGATAGCAGAGGCCAAGGCAATAGCTATATTTGCAAAAAGTCTTTCAAAGGGCCCCGAATTTTATGAATTTAATAAAACATTAGAATCATATAAAGAAGTCTTAAATGAAAATGTGAAGTTCATTATGTCTTCTGATTCTGATTACTTAAAACTTATCAAAAAAATTAAGTAA
- the hflK gene encoding FtsH protease activity modulator HflK, which produces MSFNSNQPPNPELEKLLAVVMGNFGKFITFIIGLSLFLGATTCYYTVQPDEQAILIRLGKYIGTYGPGIHFKMPFFIDNINKVKTKSIHLAEFGFKTSNSKSRVTQYSGENYDDEALMVTGDLNIAEVEWVVQYQISDPFKFLYHTSSPLRNIRDVSESVMRRVVGDKLVSEVLTTGRTEISINAKTLMQEILEEKYDMGVRIVSVKLQDVNPPDVVKASFNEVNKAKQEQEKVINMAEEQYNSVIPEARGKAEKLVSEAEGYATAIVNRAQGDANRFLSVLEEYKKAPEITRKRIYLETMQTVFKNIKDVTVVDSNIKGLMPIFSKDGLKRED; this is translated from the coding sequence ATGAGTTTTAATAGTAACCAACCACCTAATCCTGAACTTGAAAAACTACTGGCCGTAGTTATGGGAAATTTTGGCAAATTCATAACATTTATTATTGGGCTAAGTTTATTTCTGGGTGCTACAACTTGTTATTATACTGTTCAACCTGATGAACAGGCCATTCTAATAAGACTTGGGAAGTATATAGGTACGTATGGGCCAGGTATACATTTTAAGATGCCTTTTTTTATAGATAATATCAATAAAGTTAAAACCAAGAGTATCCATCTTGCAGAATTTGGTTTTAAAACCTCAAATTCTAAAAGTAGAGTTACTCAATATAGTGGTGAAAACTATGATGATGAGGCCCTAATGGTCACGGGCGATTTGAATATTGCTGAAGTTGAGTGGGTTGTTCAATATCAGATTTCAGATCCTTTTAAATTTTTATATCACACCAGTTCTCCTTTAAGAAATATCCGAGATGTTTCAGAATCAGTAATGAGGAGAGTCGTTGGGGACAAACTTGTAAGTGAAGTTTTAACCACAGGAAGAACTGAAATTTCAATAAACGCCAAAACTCTTATGCAAGAAATTCTTGAAGAAAAATATGATATGGGAGTGAGAATTGTTTCAGTAAAACTTCAAGATGTGAATCCTCCAGATGTTGTGAAAGCTTCTTTTAATGAAGTAAATAAGGCCAAACAAGAACAGGAAAAGGTTATTAATATGGCCGAAGAACAATACAATAGCGTAATTCCCGAAGCTCGTGGTAAGGCCGAAAAACTAGTTTCAGAGGCCGAAGGTTATGCAACGGCCATCGTCAATAGGGCACAAGGTGATGCAAATAGATTTTTATCTGTTTTAGAAGAATATAAGAAAGCACCTGAAATTACCCGAAAAAGAATTTACCTTGAAACTATGCAGACCGTTTTTAAGAATATAAAAGATGTGACCGTCGTGGATTCAAATATTAAAGGTCTTATGCCAATTTTTTCTAAAGACGGATTAAAAAGAGAGGACTAA
- the rplQ gene encoding 50S ribosomal protein L17, with amino-acid sequence MRHQKRKYRIGTSPSHRKAIVKSLAVGIIEHGNIKTTHAKCKAIQPIIEKLITIAKVDSVANRRLVYSKLNNKTAVRRLFDEVAPLYKERNGGYTRVLKLAEARVGDNAPQSIIALV; translated from the coding sequence ATGAGACATCAGAAAAGAAAATATAGAATTGGGACGAGTCCTTCACATCGAAAAGCTATTGTTAAAAGCTTAGCAGTTGGAATTATTGAGCATGGAAATATTAAGACTACTCATGCAAAATGTAAGGCAATCCAGCCTATTATAGAAAAACTAATAACAATTGCGAAAGTTGATTCGGTAGCAAATAGACGACTTGTCTATTCAAAATTGAACAATAAAACGGCCGTTAGGAGACTATTTGACGAGGTAGCTCCTTTGTATAAAGAAAGAAATGGTGGATATACAAGAGTTTTAAAGCTGGCCGAAGCTCGAGTTGGTGATAATGCTCCACAAAGCATAATTGCATTAGTTTAA
- a CDS encoding acyl-CoA carboxylase subunit beta gives MARTVDERRQELMEMRLRAELGGGESRMSAQHDQGKFTARERIERLTDPGSFIEFDKYVTHRCHNFHMDKKEKYLGDGVITGIADINGRRVAIYSQDFTCWGGSLGSAHAKKICKIMDFALENRIPLIGINDSGGARIQEGVESLAGYGEIFQRNVLASGVIPQITLIMGPCAGGAVYSPGITDFVFMVKDKSYMFVTGPDVIKTVTHEDVSKEELGGAKTHNEISGVAHFMTEDEDDCFERVRELLNYLPQSNTHRPDKKYTTDTVFRDNLNLKNIIPESSKKPYDMKDIIVEVVDDGHFLEVSKDYAKNMIIGFASIGGIRIGIVANQPLCNAGVLDINASTKSARFIRFCDSFNIPILTLVDVPGFLPGVGQEHGGIIRHGAKLIYAYAEATVPKITLITRKSYGGAYIVMSSKHLGSDVNLSYPTGEIAVMGAEGAVNVLYKRELATLEGKKKEQRHADILNEYEEQFYNPYRAAELGFIDEIILSEETRKMIYRFLKVSQFKSVERPAKKHGNIPL, from the coding sequence ATGGCCAGAACTGTAGACGAAAGGCGACAAGAGTTGATGGAAATGCGCTTGCGTGCAGAGCTTGGTGGCGGCGAGAGTCGAATGTCCGCTCAGCATGATCAAGGTAAATTCACAGCTAGAGAAAGAATTGAAAGATTGACAGATCCAGGCTCTTTTATAGAGTTTGATAAATATGTGACTCATAGGTGTCATAATTTTCATATGGATAAAAAAGAAAAATATCTGGGAGATGGTGTAATCACTGGAATAGCAGATATTAATGGGAGGCGAGTAGCAATTTACTCCCAAGATTTTACATGTTGGGGTGGTTCTTTAGGTTCAGCACATGCCAAAAAAATATGTAAAATTATGGACTTTGCACTTGAAAATAGAATTCCTCTCATAGGGATTAATGATTCTGGAGGCGCTAGAATTCAAGAAGGAGTTGAATCCCTTGCTGGTTATGGAGAAATTTTTCAAAGAAATGTTCTTGCCTCTGGGGTAATCCCTCAAATTACCTTGATTATGGGACCCTGTGCAGGTGGTGCTGTATATTCTCCAGGTATCACTGATTTTGTTTTTATGGTTAAGGACAAGTCATATATGTTCGTTACCGGGCCAGATGTTATTAAAACTGTAACTCATGAAGATGTTTCTAAGGAAGAGCTCGGTGGAGCAAAAACTCACAACGAAATTTCCGGAGTTGCACACTTCATGACGGAAGATGAAGATGACTGTTTCGAAAGAGTAAGAGAACTCTTAAATTATCTTCCTCAATCAAATACACATCGACCAGATAAAAAATACACCACGGATACAGTTTTTAGGGATAATTTAAATTTAAAGAATATTATACCTGAAAGTTCAAAAAAACCTTATGATATGAAAGATATTATTGTTGAGGTTGTAGATGATGGTCACTTCCTTGAAGTTAGTAAGGACTATGCAAAGAATATGATCATCGGTTTTGCGTCTATTGGCGGGATCAGAATCGGTATTGTTGCGAATCAACCACTTTGTAATGCAGGTGTTCTCGATATAAATGCATCTACAAAGTCGGCAAGATTTATTCGTTTTTGCGATTCTTTTAATATTCCTATTCTTACTTTAGTAGATGTTCCCGGTTTTTTACCAGGAGTTGGACAAGAACATGGTGGTATCATCAGACATGGGGCCAAACTTATCTATGCCTATGCTGAAGCAACTGTTCCTAAAATTACATTAATTACCAGAAAGTCTTACGGTGGAGCATACATCGTCATGTCCTCAAAACACCTTGGTTCAGATGTTAATTTGTCTTATCCAACTGGGGAAATCGCAGTCATGGGTGCAGAAGGGGCAGTTAATGTCTTATACAAAAGAGAACTTGCAACTCTGGAAGGGAAGAAAAAAGAACAAAGACATGCAGATATTTTAAATGAATATGAAGAACAGTTTTACAATCCTTACCGAGCAGCTGAATTAGGTTTTATCGATGAAATTATATTATCTGAAGAAACCAGAAAGATGATATATCGTTTTTTGAAAGTGTCACAATTTAAGAGTGTTGAAAGACCTGCTAAAAAACATGGAAATATACCCTTATGA
- a CDS encoding acetyl-CoA carboxylase biotin carboxyl carrier protein subunit, with protein MRYYIIDKKDEIKIDLIKTIRHSSELVEFEFEAVIDNKVVKNEILFLRQLAGKYFVSKDQKYWEKIAKQDLSDRILNVNRVFDLHRGFKPSSIGQESGGNLVTQLPGKIVKILVKEGQEVKVGNTLVVLEAMKMENEIKAQADGKIIKIHINEGDVLEQGVLLLEME; from the coding sequence ATGAGATACTACATAATTGATAAGAAAGACGAAATTAAAATAGATCTAATTAAAACAATTCGTCACTCGAGCGAACTCGTTGAGTTTGAATTCGAGGCCGTTATTGATAATAAAGTTGTGAAAAATGAAATTCTATTTTTAAGACAACTGGCCGGAAAATATTTTGTTTCTAAGGATCAAAAATATTGGGAGAAAATTGCCAAACAAGATTTAAGTGATCGTATTTTGAATGTTAATAGAGTTTTTGATCTTCATAGAGGATTCAAACCATCAAGCATTGGACAAGAATCTGGCGGAAATTTAGTTACTCAACTTCCTGGTAAAATTGTGAAAATTCTGGTCAAGGAAGGTCAGGAGGTTAAAGTTGGTAATACACTCGTTGTCCTTGAAGCTATGAAAATGGAAAATGAAATCAAAGCTCAAGCTGATGGGAAAATTATAAAAATTCACATAAATGAAGGCGATGTACTAGAGCAGGGGGTTTTACTGCTTGAAATGGAGTAA